A genomic segment from Streptomyces sp. NBC_00459 encodes:
- a CDS encoding helix-turn-helix domain-containing protein, whose protein sequence is MNTRAADGTGAGLGRRARTAWLLRVNRLLAEEKPLRSLPAFAAAFHGGSYGREVSVSTVSRWETGRTPVPWNAVRRYEELLGLPRNLLTATARTVRRYWAPGPILDVDPVAPAARHLEDLLEQAVSGDVMTGDDWDQLVDGLCAAPDAVLMPSGTWSRLAERLVEEMVIADDLPWMLRFESLNRLLNHRRGGRTVIAVCGVMAAGRARLTATEIVCALDNCGHPAAADQVLRELTDPSGALAHRGAVMACFRKVDYRHFDERQLSTLVRAVRDCTGAGPLGDQIEPLRSHLSTAHPEFARTVLGRRGGGPLAGRRAVRHPGGTGPAAGAPVAAAVRRVTARLGAVELGQGCDPATPAALVTEALASPLFDVRLYASFLLAATPYRSTLADALVAELVRPMAIRDEELAVPLLEVLRVLGDHRHRGLLQWLAVTPGVPRFTAYAAVRGLGHVAADRSTGDFLRDAVAHHHAVWLTDRDPVTAATLESLVYALGMASRDDLLATVRSGADFLPGARTAAAWWLSIPGHRRASALL, encoded by the coding sequence ATGAACACGCGTGCGGCGGACGGCACGGGTGCGGGGCTGGGGCGGCGGGCCCGCACGGCGTGGCTGTTACGGGTCAACCGCCTGCTGGCCGAGGAGAAACCGCTGAGGTCCCTGCCCGCCTTCGCGGCGGCCTTTCACGGCGGGTCGTACGGGCGCGAGGTGAGCGTCAGCACCGTCTCGCGCTGGGAGACCGGAAGAACTCCCGTTCCCTGGAACGCTGTTCGCCGATACGAGGAGCTGCTCGGCCTTCCCCGCAACCTGCTCACCGCCACCGCGCGCACGGTCCGGCGCTACTGGGCGCCCGGCCCGATCCTCGACGTCGACCCGGTCGCCCCCGCAGCCAGGCACCTGGAGGACCTGCTGGAGCAGGCGGTGTCCGGGGACGTGATGACCGGTGACGACTGGGACCAGCTGGTGGACGGGCTGTGCGCGGCGCCCGACGCGGTACTGATGCCGTCCGGCACCTGGTCACGGCTGGCCGAGCGGCTCGTCGAGGAGATGGTGATCGCCGACGACCTGCCGTGGATGCTCCGCTTCGAGTCGCTCAACCGGCTGCTGAACCACCGGCGGGGCGGCCGTACGGTCATCGCCGTGTGCGGAGTGATGGCCGCCGGACGGGCACGGCTGACGGCCACGGAGATCGTCTGCGCCCTGGACAACTGCGGGCACCCCGCGGCGGCCGACCAGGTACTGCGCGAACTCACCGATCCCAGCGGCGCGTTGGCGCACAGGGGCGCGGTCATGGCGTGCTTCCGCAAGGTCGACTACCGGCACTTCGACGAACGGCAGCTGTCAACTCTCGTACGGGCGGTGCGGGACTGCACCGGCGCCGGACCGCTCGGCGACCAGATCGAGCCGCTGCGCAGCCACCTGTCCACGGCGCACCCCGAGTTCGCCCGCACGGTGCTCGGCCGCCGCGGCGGGGGCCCGCTCGCGGGCAGACGGGCCGTCCGGCACCCGGGCGGCACCGGTCCGGCCGCCGGGGCGCCGGTGGCGGCGGCTGTCCGCCGGGTGACCGCGCGTCTGGGCGCGGTGGAACTCGGCCAGGGGTGCGACCCCGCGACACCGGCCGCCCTGGTCACCGAGGCGCTGGCCAGTCCGCTCTTCGACGTCAGGCTCTACGCCTCGTTCCTGCTCGCGGCCACCCCGTACCGCTCGACGCTGGCGGACGCGCTCGTGGCGGAGCTGGTGCGGCCGATGGCCATCCGGGACGAGGAGCTCGCGGTTCCGCTGCTGGAGGTGTTGCGCGTGCTCGGCGACCACCGCCACCGCGGGCTGCTTCAGTGGCTGGCCGTGACACCGGGGGTGCCGCGCTTCACCGCGTACGCGGCGGTGCGCGGCCTGGGCCATGTGGCGGCCGACCGCTCCACCGGCGACTTCCTGCGGGACGCCGTCGCCCATCACCACGCCGTGTGGCTGACCGACCGGGACCCGGTGACCGCGGCAACCCTGGAGAGCCTCGTCTACGCGCTCGGCATGGCGTCACGCGACGACCTGCTCGCCACGGTCAGATCGGGGGCCGACTTCCTGCCGGGGGCGCGGACGGCCGCGGCCTGGTGGCTGAGCATCCCCGGCCATCGACGCGCCAGCGCCCTGCTGTGA
- a CDS encoding sensor histidine kinase, with protein MISSLQRQLHDRPSPVERPAPVDVVVAGAVFVCSFPGSLFTLPGGPALQWWPGALLTGVSCVALLWHRCHPRTTVTVTVLCATAMAGMGHVLSILLLGPLMVALHSLALRTDRKTANSFTCGGIALLVSTALVVGPAGEPLVLKLVGPAAWLLLPTSLGTANRLRGAYLEAVRARAEHAERTREEEARHRVTEERMRIARDLHDVVAHHLVLANLQARAVARQLPARPDEAARIVAELTGTTSSALRELKATVGLLRNSDDRDPPMEPTPGLARLPELAASFQHAGLTVAVTVEGEPRPLSAGVDLTAYRIAQEALTNVTKHAAARSAEVRLTYSAASVVLAVTDDGPAKKPGSPTSPSSPSSPGSPDSPCPSGGYGLIGMRERAHSVGGSFRAEQRGQGGGGGFGVVAELPLQAERAAL; from the coding sequence ATGATCAGCAGCCTCCAGCGGCAGCTGCACGACCGGCCCAGCCCCGTAGAACGTCCCGCCCCCGTCGACGTGGTCGTCGCCGGCGCGGTCTTCGTCTGTTCCTTTCCCGGCAGCCTCTTCACGCTGCCGGGCGGCCCGGCACTCCAGTGGTGGCCCGGCGCGCTGCTGACGGGCGTCTCCTGCGTGGCGCTGCTGTGGCATCGCTGCCACCCACGCACCACCGTGACGGTGACCGTCCTCTGCGCCACCGCCATGGCGGGCATGGGCCACGTTCTGTCGATTCTGCTGCTCGGACCACTCATGGTCGCGCTCCACTCACTGGCCCTGCGTACGGACCGGAAGACCGCCAACTCCTTCACCTGCGGTGGCATCGCCCTGCTGGTCAGCACGGCGCTGGTCGTCGGCCCCGCCGGTGAACCGCTGGTCCTCAAGCTGGTCGGCCCCGCCGCCTGGCTGCTGCTGCCCACCTCGCTGGGCACCGCGAACCGACTGCGCGGGGCCTATCTGGAGGCGGTCCGGGCGCGCGCCGAGCACGCGGAACGCACCCGGGAGGAGGAGGCGCGCCACCGGGTCACCGAGGAGCGGATGCGGATCGCCCGCGACCTGCACGACGTCGTCGCCCACCATCTGGTGCTGGCCAACCTCCAGGCCCGCGCCGTCGCCCGTCAGCTGCCCGCCCGGCCCGACGAGGCGGCGCGGATCGTCGCCGAACTGACCGGCACCACCTCCTCGGCCCTGCGTGAACTCAAGGCCACCGTCGGCCTGTTGCGGAACTCCGACGACCGGGACCCGCCCATGGAACCCACTCCGGGACTGGCCCGGCTGCCGGAACTCGCCGCCTCCTTCCAGCACGCCGGCCTCACGGTCGCCGTCACCGTCGAGGGGGAGCCACGGCCACTGTCGGCCGGCGTGGACCTCACGGCGTACCGGATAGCTCAGGAGGCTCTGACCAACGTCACCAAGCACGCCGCCGCCCGTTCGGCCGAGGTGCGGCTCACCTACTCCGCGGCGTCCGTCGTCCTGGCCGTCACCGACGACGGACCGGCGAAGAAACCCGGCTCGCCCACTTCCCCCAGCTCCCCCAGCTCCCCCGGCTCGCCCGACTCCCCTTGCCCGAGCGGCGGTTACGGCCTCATCGGCATGCGCGAGCGGGCCCATTCCGTCGGCGGGAGCTTCCGTGCGGAGCAGCGCGGCCAGGGGGGCGGGGGCGGCTTCGGAGTCGTCGCCGAGCTGCCTCTCCAGGCCGAACGGGCCGCACTGTGA
- a CDS encoding phosphatase PAP2 family protein, with amino-acid sequence MWRRPSAGLWAAAGVAGLGFLVALEIAARHYGLPGPITNQAREVVFTPKSGPLLYASMALTMVVLTWRERFIAAGVAIGIDVVLLLVKVAVGARVGGHCFGNGALWVMLGCAVIAVTRRTGQERILLLKGVGLGLLLVAGRKAGDTWLLITSKTRPTVLDQYVATADHALGDPSWLVGRMVRATGPIGTHLLDWVYIQLAVAAVCVALYQLRNVVAEGRFPRHHVVRTFLAIGLLGPGIYMIFPVVGPVFAYGPGAFGTGGGHWAVAELWPNTPLPITTPNPMPYDGITPRNCMPSLHTAWATAIFVHSRQGPRFLRFAGTFWLVATLTATLGFGYHYGADLVAGVVFALTVEAALRAQARGWDRSATWLVAHGATVFAALLVSYRYLSTEMAEHPWVFGPLIMLAMVSVIDGYIRTTRRWEPACAPTRRPERRLELV; translated from the coding sequence ATGTGGCGGCGACCGTCAGCCGGGCTCTGGGCCGCGGCGGGTGTGGCGGGCCTCGGATTCCTTGTCGCGCTGGAGATCGCCGCGCGTCACTACGGCCTGCCGGGGCCGATCACCAACCAGGCGCGAGAGGTGGTGTTCACCCCCAAATCGGGGCCCCTGCTCTACGCGAGCATGGCGTTGACGATGGTGGTGCTCACCTGGCGGGAGCGGTTCATCGCGGCCGGAGTCGCGATCGGCATCGACGTCGTCCTGCTGCTGGTGAAGGTGGCGGTCGGCGCCAGGGTGGGCGGCCACTGCTTCGGCAACGGCGCCCTGTGGGTGATGCTGGGCTGTGCGGTCATCGCCGTCACGCGCCGCACCGGCCAGGAACGGATCCTGCTGCTGAAGGGCGTCGGGCTCGGCCTGTTGCTGGTGGCCGGCCGCAAGGCGGGCGACACCTGGCTGCTGATCACGTCGAAGACCCGCCCGACGGTGCTCGACCAGTACGTGGCGACCGCCGATCACGCGCTGGGCGATCCGTCGTGGCTGGTGGGCCGGATGGTCAGGGCCACGGGCCCGATCGGCACCCACCTTCTCGACTGGGTCTACATCCAGCTCGCGGTGGCCGCGGTCTGTGTCGCGCTGTACCAGCTGCGCAACGTGGTCGCCGAGGGCCGTTTCCCGCGCCATCACGTGGTGCGCACCTTCCTGGCGATCGGCCTTCTCGGGCCGGGCATCTACATGATCTTCCCGGTGGTCGGACCGGTCTTCGCCTACGGTCCCGGCGCCTTCGGCACCGGCGGCGGACACTGGGCGGTGGCCGAGCTGTGGCCGAACACGCCACTGCCGATCACCACCCCGAACCCGATGCCGTACGACGGGATCACCCCCCGCAACTGCATGCCCAGCCTGCACACCGCCTGGGCCACCGCGATCTTCGTCCACTCCCGCCAGGGCCCCCGGTTCCTGCGGTTCGCGGGCACGTTCTGGCTGGTCGCGACGCTCACCGCGACGCTGGGCTTCGGCTACCACTACGGCGCGGACCTGGTGGCCGGCGTGGTGTTCGCGCTGACGGTCGAGGCGGCTCTGCGCGCGCAGGCACGTGGCTGGGACCGGTCGGCGACCTGGCTGGTCGCTCACGGCGCGACGGTCTTCGCCGCGCTCCTGGTGTCGTACCGCTATCTGTCGACGGAGATGGCCGAACATCCGTGGGTGTTCGGACCACTGATCATGCTGGCGATGGTCTCGGTGATCGACGGCTACATACGGACCACCAGAAGGTGGGAACCGGCGTGCGCGCCGACTCGGCGACCGGAACGGCGGCTCGAACTGGTCTGA
- a CDS encoding DUF5955 family protein, protein MSSSSEAGGPEPYVRPEPSVRPEPSVRPEPPVNNGLVINGGTHYVGNQAIGHQAQAFSGSVSFQPQDAEQTAARMSELIVHVEQLLSEHREALADPEATTRELRRLREELDEAEPEPTVLRRALDRLTAFVQPVTPLAVAVGELAQTVRGALGV, encoded by the coding sequence ATGAGCAGCAGCAGTGAGGCCGGCGGTCCGGAGCCGTACGTCCGCCCAGAGCCGTCCGTCCGTCCAGAGCCGTCCGTCCGTCCTGAACCGCCCGTCAACAACGGCCTCGTGATCAACGGCGGTACGCACTACGTGGGCAACCAGGCGATCGGCCACCAGGCCCAGGCGTTCTCCGGTTCGGTCTCCTTCCAGCCGCAGGACGCGGAGCAGACCGCCGCCCGGATGTCCGAACTCATCGTCCACGTCGAGCAGTTGCTCTCCGAGCACCGCGAGGCGCTGGCCGACCCCGAGGCCACCACCCGGGAACTGCGGCGCCTGCGGGAGGAACTCGACGAGGCGGAGCCGGAGCCGACGGTCCTGCGTCGCGCCCTGGACCGCCTGACCGCGTTCGTCCAGCCGGTGACCCCGCTCGCCGTCGCGGTCGGCGAACTCGCGCAGACGGTACGGGGAGCCCTGGGCGTGTGA
- a CDS encoding MFS transporter — translation MSNALTRPAGAGTSAPPRPNAVVAVLALAGIVVSLMQTLVIPIVPELPKLLNAPASDTAWAVTATLLAASVATPVVGRLGDMFGKRRMLLVSIVLLVSGSVVCALADSLTPMIIGRALQGLAAAVVPLGISIMRDVMPADRLAGSTALMSASLGVGGALGLPSAAFIADNWDWHILFWVSAALGVVALVLVMLIVPESKVRAGGRFDLVGSLGLAAGLMSLLLAVSKGGDWGWTSGTTLGLGAAAVVILLAWGWWELRSPQPLVDLRTTVRPQVLFTNLASIALGFSMFAMSLVLPQLLQLPEQTGYGLGKSMLTVGLVLAPQGLVMMAMSAVSAKITKAKGPKVTLMIGALIVAGGYGLNLLLMSEVWHLILVSCVIGAGIGFTYGALPALIMGAVDPTQTGAANSLNTLMRSLGTSFASALAGVILAQMTTDFGGMALPSENGFKVVMAIGAGAALLAFLLASFIPRRRENTQGAAPDSPVEAPEGAEVAAVKA, via the coding sequence ATGTCCAACGCCCTTACCCGTCCCGCCGGAGCGGGAACATCCGCTCCGCCGAGGCCGAACGCCGTGGTGGCGGTACTGGCCCTGGCCGGGATCGTCGTCTCGCTGATGCAGACCCTGGTCATCCCGATCGTTCCCGAGCTGCCGAAGCTCCTGAACGCCCCGGCGTCCGACACCGCCTGGGCGGTCACCGCCACCCTGCTCGCGGCCTCCGTCGCCACACCGGTGGTGGGCAGGCTCGGCGACATGTTCGGCAAGCGCCGGATGCTGCTGGTCAGCATCGTGCTGCTGGTGTCCGGTTCGGTGGTCTGCGCGCTCGCCGACTCCCTCACCCCGATGATCATCGGGCGCGCCCTGCAGGGCCTCGCGGCAGCGGTCGTCCCGCTCGGCATCAGCATCATGCGCGACGTCATGCCCGCCGACCGGCTGGCCGGATCCACCGCGCTGATGAGCGCCTCACTCGGCGTCGGCGGCGCCCTGGGCCTGCCCAGCGCCGCGTTCATCGCCGACAACTGGGACTGGCACATCCTCTTCTGGGTCTCCGCGGCCCTGGGCGTCGTCGCCCTCGTCCTGGTCATGCTGATCGTGCCGGAGTCGAAGGTGCGCGCCGGCGGCCGGTTCGACCTGGTCGGCTCGCTCGGCCTCGCGGCCGGTCTGATGTCCCTGCTGCTGGCCGTGTCCAAGGGCGGCGACTGGGGCTGGACCAGCGGTACCACCCTCGGCCTGGGTGCCGCCGCCGTCGTGATCCTGCTGGCCTGGGGCTGGTGGGAACTGCGCAGCCCGCAGCCGCTGGTCGACCTGCGCACCACCGTCCGTCCGCAGGTGCTGTTCACCAACCTCGCCTCGATCGCGCTCGGCTTCTCGATGTTCGCGATGTCCCTGGTACTGCCGCAGCTGCTCCAGCTGCCCGAGCAGACCGGCTACGGCCTGGGCAAGTCCATGCTGACCGTCGGCCTGGTGCTGGCCCCGCAGGGCCTGGTCATGATGGCCATGTCCGCCGTGTCCGCGAAGATCACCAAGGCCAAGGGGCCGAAGGTCACCCTGATGATCGGCGCCCTGATCGTGGCCGGCGGCTACGGACTGAACCTCCTCCTGATGTCCGAGGTCTGGCACCTGATCCTGGTGTCCTGCGTCATCGGCGCCGGCATCGGCTTCACCTACGGCGCGCTGCCCGCCCTGATCATGGGCGCCGTCGACCCCACCCAGACCGGTGCCGCCAACAGCCTCAACACCCTGATGCGGTCCCTGGGCACCTCCTTCGCCAGCGCCCTCGCCGGTGTGATCCTGGCCCAGATGACCACCGACTTCGGTGGCATGGCACTGCCCTCGGAGAACGGCTTCAAGGTCGTCATGGCCATCGGCGCCGGAGCCGCCCTGCTGGCCTTCCTGCTCGCCTCCTTCATCCCGCGTCGACGTGAGAACACGCAGGGGGCCGCGCCGGACAGCCCGGTCGAGGCGCCGGAGGGTGCGGAGGTCGCCGCGGTCAAGGCGTAG
- a CDS encoding FG-GAP-like repeat-containing protein, with amino-acid sequence MGRHALIRGGIAVATSLTLTMGLGPLAFDAHAAAAAEVIIPAETSLQPWTAVLSAGPSGFLRYEPGRGHLWTTYTGEDTVVDSSATETWGMPEFGAGSDVVARYDSDTRTVSLRDMAAGGTAVTIPLPEGHTYQGTLGRTVVTTTSSGNRTWHLLDAEDDGTVRDRPVAGVPDGITEVDTTDAPLGDAHGMLVRYRVDGVLRSGWLDADEGRLVGLAHDLGHVTTSRTVLTATHLLAWDGFDTVSVYSRDDLTAPAVRTVPLENDGRTALLGMVGDTLLVSRYDSSLGAVDGNLPVWRVDSVAADGSTTGTVLARSRTFSVAAPTPDGGLLVPGSGLDTAEWGVNLIRAGSDGTPVVQRIADSELQSVTDPVRRLTLANGRLTVLEQDRGQDRTFMYSRPVDVAGDTLTVGSRTNHGTGGGSEIVATGDGRTVVWNLWSSGADPVPRVVQPTGSLPGTPVDPSHNYVRVMATAGRHVAMATDSTDEAGSRTRVIDLDSGRTVLVPPQHGMTMWGTTLWIRDGNDSAVPVDVRTGKQGESVYFGRGCLLEDLQAVGRWLLWSCVGSGEAQGVYDTVRKTSLTLTKGAWDTAELGDGFVVTAGDGTLKVTDVRTGTAVSHTVEASRSWEPWDVDPHTGLIAYVDAGNNTHLVPSGIPVSPLTQLDSSVAASADVKGGATTWNPKWWLSKPAASWKLVIRNKATGATLRTLSGGTARGVIPASWNGKDGAGRLVPNGAYTWTLTAVPADGQGATLTKTGTVKVTGAAPVRRDFFGSDGFGELLTLNASGGLSYHYGTGTGTLTGKRTGSGWPATVRAVPFGDLSGDRCNDVLVRFADGTLRAYRPACGAALTASTAYTSLGSGWNQYDVLTSPGDVSGDGRADLIARQASTGDIYLYRATATGKLSARLKVHSGFKSYKKVLGAGDLNGDGHGDLLAQDGSNELWRYDGTATGKFRARVKVFNDWGASYDAIVGVGDITGDGRADLVSRDTAGALWRNNGNGKGSFGGRTKIATGWQGYKGLF; translated from the coding sequence GTGGGCAGACATGCCCTCATACGTGGTGGTATCGCCGTCGCCACATCGCTCACGTTGACCATGGGCCTCGGACCGCTGGCCTTCGACGCGCACGCGGCCGCGGCCGCAGAGGTGATCATCCCGGCTGAAACGTCCCTGCAGCCCTGGACCGCCGTGCTGAGCGCGGGACCGTCGGGGTTCCTGCGCTACGAACCCGGACGTGGCCATCTGTGGACCACCTACACGGGTGAGGACACGGTGGTGGACTCATCGGCCACCGAGACCTGGGGAATGCCGGAGTTCGGTGCCGGTTCGGACGTCGTCGCCCGCTACGACAGCGACACCCGGACCGTGTCGCTGAGGGACATGGCGGCCGGCGGGACGGCCGTGACGATCCCGCTGCCGGAGGGCCACACGTACCAGGGCACGCTCGGACGGACCGTCGTGACGACCACGTCGTCGGGCAACCGGACGTGGCATCTGCTCGACGCCGAGGACGACGGCACCGTGCGCGACCGCCCGGTGGCCGGTGTCCCCGACGGCATCACCGAGGTGGACACCACCGATGCGCCTCTGGGCGACGCCCACGGCATGCTGGTCCGGTACCGGGTCGACGGGGTCCTCCGGAGCGGCTGGCTCGACGCCGACGAGGGCCGGCTGGTCGGGCTGGCCCACGATCTGGGCCACGTCACGACCAGCCGGACCGTCCTCACCGCCACCCACCTGCTGGCGTGGGACGGCTTCGACACCGTTTCCGTCTACTCCCGGGACGACCTGACCGCCCCCGCTGTCCGTACCGTGCCACTGGAGAACGACGGCAGGACGGCGCTGCTCGGCATGGTCGGCGACACGCTCCTCGTCTCCCGGTACGACTCCTCCCTGGGTGCCGTGGACGGCAACCTGCCCGTATGGCGGGTCGACTCGGTCGCCGCCGACGGCTCGACGACAGGAACCGTGCTGGCCCGGTCACGGACCTTCTCCGTCGCGGCCCCCACCCCCGACGGCGGGCTTCTGGTGCCCGGCAGCGGCCTCGACACCGCGGAGTGGGGAGTGAACCTGATCCGGGCGGGCTCCGACGGCACTCCCGTGGTCCAGCGGATCGCCGACTCGGAACTGCAGTCCGTGACCGATCCGGTGCGCCGACTCACCCTGGCCAACGGCCGGCTGACCGTGCTGGAACAGGACAGGGGACAGGACCGTACGTTCATGTACAGCCGGCCGGTCGACGTGGCCGGTGACACCCTCACGGTCGGCTCCCGCACCAACCACGGTACCGGCGGCGGATCCGAGATCGTGGCGACCGGAGACGGCCGTACGGTGGTCTGGAACCTGTGGTCCTCGGGCGCCGATCCCGTGCCCCGGGTCGTGCAGCCGACGGGCTCACTGCCCGGCACACCCGTCGACCCCTCGCACAACTACGTCCGTGTGATGGCCACCGCGGGCCGCCACGTCGCGATGGCCACCGATTCCACCGACGAAGCCGGGTCGCGGACGAGGGTGATCGACCTCGACTCGGGCCGCACGGTGCTGGTCCCGCCGCAGCACGGCATGACGATGTGGGGCACCACCCTGTGGATCCGCGACGGCAACGACAGCGCCGTACCGGTCGACGTACGCACCGGCAAGCAGGGTGAGTCGGTGTATTTCGGACGGGGATGTCTGCTGGAGGACCTGCAGGCCGTCGGACGCTGGCTGCTGTGGTCGTGCGTCGGATCGGGTGAGGCGCAGGGCGTCTACGACACCGTCAGGAAGACCAGCCTGACCCTCACCAAAGGAGCCTGGGACACCGCGGAACTCGGCGACGGCTTCGTCGTCACCGCCGGCGACGGCACTCTGAAGGTGACCGACGTCCGCACCGGCACAGCCGTGTCGCACACGGTGGAGGCCTCCCGGTCCTGGGAGCCCTGGGACGTGGACCCGCACACCGGCCTGATCGCCTACGTCGACGCCGGGAACAACACCCACCTCGTGCCCAGCGGCATCCCCGTATCGCCGCTCACCCAGCTCGACTCGTCCGTCGCCGCGTCGGCCGACGTGAAGGGCGGCGCCACGACCTGGAACCCCAAGTGGTGGCTGTCGAAGCCGGCCGCCTCCTGGAAGCTCGTGATCAGGAACAAGGCCACCGGCGCGACGCTCCGCACCCTGTCCGGCGGTACGGCACGTGGGGTGATCCCGGCGTCGTGGAACGGCAAGGACGGGGCCGGCCGGCTGGTGCCCAACGGGGCGTACACGTGGACGCTGACCGCCGTCCCGGCGGACGGGCAGGGTGCGACGCTGACGAAGACGGGCACGGTGAAGGTCACCGGCGCGGCCCCGGTCCGGCGGGACTTCTTCGGGTCGGACGGCTTCGGCGAGCTGCTGACGCTGAACGCCTCGGGCGGGCTGTCGTACCACTACGGAACCGGCACGGGAACCCTCACCGGGAAGCGGACGGGTTCCGGGTGGCCGGCGACGGTGCGGGCGGTGCCGTTCGGCGACCTGAGCGGTGACCGGTGCAACGACGTGCTCGTCCGGTTCGCCGACGGCACACTGCGCGCCTACCGGCCCGCGTGCGGGGCGGCACTGACCGCGTCGACCGCGTACACCTCGCTCGGGTCGGGCTGGAACCAGTACGACGTGCTGACCTCGCCCGGGGACGTCAGCGGTGACGGCCGGGCGGACCTGATCGCCCGCCAGGCATCGACCGGGGACATCTACCTCTACAGGGCGACGGCCACGGGGAAGCTCTCGGCGAGGCTGAAGGTCCACTCCGGGTTCAAGAGCTACAAGAAGGTCCTGGGTGCCGGTGACCTGAACGGCGACGGCCACGGAGATCTGCTGGCGCAGGACGGTTCGAACGAGCTGTGGCGCTACGACGGCACCGCGACCGGCAAGTTCAGGGCTCGGGTGAAGGTCTTCAACGACTGGGGCGCGTCCTACGACGCGATCGTGGGCGTGGGCGACATCACCGGCGACGGCAGGGCCGACCTCGTGTCACGCGACACCGCCGGCGCCCTCTGGCGCAACAACGGCAACGGCAAGGGCTCCTTCGGCGGCCGCACGAAGATCGCCACCGGCTGGCAGGGGTACAAGGGCCTGTTCTGA